A section of the Parasteatoda tepidariorum isolate YZ-2023 chromosome 6, CAS_Ptep_4.0, whole genome shotgun sequence genome encodes:
- the LOC107440422 gene encoding transmembrane protein 179 has translation MAVNNILLLSQATGYVVALMLSLSVIIPLAMNLECFKGHCLLFTTGSFGDDGNFNAEWASKAYCIYIAFISSLLVMVSTFQAIRMFALLKKERDSSFLSAFLECIMTVCISIMVFAASIMVTLGFKTWCDAVTQRFRSCDDASIMEISKADNVQTKGFFIQIGTVQFGVWSSWVCWVLLAVLSMLKLCRYHEQEVIRVSMARQRQKIINQSDQDSLLE, from the coding sequence ATGGCGGTAAACAACATATTACTTTTGTCTCAAGCTACTGGCTATGTCGTCGCACTTATGTTATCACTAAGTGTAATTATTCCTCTTGCGATGAATCTAGAATGTTTCAAAGgacattgtttattatttaccaCTGGTAGTTTCGGCGATGATGGTAATTTCAATGCGGAATGGGCTTCCAAAGCATATTGCATTTACATCGCTTTCATCAGCTCTCTATTGGTCATGGTATCTACATTTCAAGCTATTCGTATGTTTGCGTTACTCAAAAAGGAACGGGACAGTTCCTTCCTGTCTGCTTTTTTGGAATGCATTATGACAGTCTGTATCTCTATTATGGTGTTTGCTGCATCTATAATGGTTACTCTCGGATTTAAAACTTGGTGTGATGCTGTGACTCAAAGATTCCGATCATGTGATGATGCTTCAATAATGGAAATCAGTAAAGCTGATAATGTTCAGACCAAAggattttttatacaaatcgGAACGGTTCAGTTTGGTGTGTGGAGCTCTTGGGTGTGTTGGGTGCTCTTGGCCGTGCTTTCGATGCTAAAGTTATGTCGATATCATGAACAGGAAGTTATAAGGGTGAGCATGGCACGTCAAAGACAGAAAATCATTAATCAATCTGATCAGGATTCTCTCCTTGAATGA